CGCCGTTGCCCGCGAGCTCCGGCGGGGGATGCTGGTCGCGATCGAGATCGCGGACGCGGAACCCCTGAGCCGCAGCCTGGACGTAATCCACTCGCGCCACCGACCGCTCGGCCCCGAGGCGCTCGCCTTCCTCCGCACGCTCAGGAGCGCTGTCAGCGAGGTTGGGAGGCCCCGCGGCCGTCGCTTCCGTCGCCGACCGCGTCGCGGCGGGTGAGCGTGCGGCGCGGCCGCGTCGGGTCCGTCGCCGAACCGCGCGTGGGCCGTCCCGCGGGGTGCGCGACGCTCACCGTGAATTTGCTGGTCGCGGGGACGGCCTTTGGCTACAATGTCCGCGCCTGACGGTATGAAGGTCCATGACAGTTACTTCCAGTGGGCGGCCCGGCTCTTCGACCCGGCCTGGATCCACGAGAAGCCCGAGGCCCTGCGGGGCATCCGGGTGCTCGATCTGAGCGTCATCATCTTCGGGCCCGCCACGGCCGACTTTCTGGGCGAGCTGGGTGCCGAGGTGATCAAGGTGGAGATGCCGGGGCAGGGGGATGTGACCCGCATTCTGGGGGGCGCTACCTTCTTCTGGAAGAACATCTCGGTAGCCTTCTTCGGCATGAACCACTCCAAGTACCACGTCGGCATTGACATGCACAAACCCGAGGGCCAGGAACTGATCCGAAAGCTCGCCGCCCGCTCCGATATCCTCGTTGAAAACTTCAAGGCGGGGACACTGGAGGAAAAGTTCGGGATCGGCTATCGGCAACTCAGGGAGGTGAACCCGCGCCTCATCTACGTGGCGAACACGGGGTTCGGCCAGTGGGGGCCCTTTGCCCGGGGCCGCGCCTCCTACGACGGTCTTGCCCAGGCGGTTTCAGGGCTCACCGCCATCACCGGCGAGGAAGGCGAGCTGCCCACCAAGATCGGGAACTATATCGGCGATTGGTTCGGGGCCTGCATGGCGGCCCTGGGAGCCCTGGCCGCGCTCCGCTGGCGTGACCGGACCGGCGAAGGGCAGTTCGTCGAGATGGCCCAGTGCGAGGGGCTCCTGCGCGCCATGGACTGGACCTGGCTCTACGCCGGCCTGACGGGGAAGGACCGTCTCAAGACCGGCAACCGGGATCCGCTCTTTTCGCCCTCGGGGGTGTACCGGTGCACCGACGGCTACGTCGCGGTCGTCGCGGGGACCGACGCCGAGTTCCGGGGTCTCTGCGGCCTCCTGGGGCAACCGGAGCTGGCGCGTGACCCGCGCTTCGAGTCCCCCGCCTCCCGTCGGGAGAAGACTGCCGTGGAAGCTCTGGACCGGCTGATCGCCGCGTGGTGTGAGGGGAGGACGCGCGTCCAGATCGAGGCTGAAGCCCGCCAGCACGGAGTCCCCGCGGCCCCCGTGATGACGGCCAGGGACCATTACGAGAGCGCTCACTTCCGCGCCCGCCGCTCGGTCTGGGAGCACGAAGACCCGGTGTACGGCACCATGGTGGAGTATGGACCGGCGCCCAAGCTCTCGGCGACGCCTGCGCGGATCAAGTGGGCGGGGAAGCCGGTCGGGTTCCACAACGAGTTCGTCCTGAAGAAGCTCCTGGGGCTCACCGACGGCGAGGTTCGGGAACTGGAGGCGAAAAAGGTCATCGGCAAGTGGGCGGACCGGCTGGGCGCCAAGCCGCCTGACGCGTGGAAGGGCGAGGGGCTCCTCCAGTGACCAGCGACGCGATGAACCGAGCGCCCACCCACGCTCAGGGCGCGGGTGTGCCCGCCTCCGAGGAGAGCTGGTACGACTGGATCAGGGCGGAGGAAGATCCCGCGCGGGTCTCGGAGAAACCCGAGGCTCTCGATGACCTGCTCGTCCTCGATCTCTCCCACGGGCACTACGGGGCGCTCCTGACCGGGACCTATCTCGCCGAACTGGGCGCAGAGGTCGTCAAGGTCGAGCCGCCGGGAGGTGAGCCCGCGCGCCGGTGGGGGCCGTCCGATACCCCGGTCGACGGCGAGGGCTTGGCCTTCGTCACCGAGGCGCGGAACCGCTACTTTGTGACCCTGAACCTGGAAACCGAAGGCGGACGCGCGCTCCTCGGGGGGCTCGCGGGTCGCGCCGACGTGCTCATCGAGGGGTTCGCGCCGGGCTATCTCGACAGCCTTGGCGTTGGGTACCGTCAGCTCTCCGAGCTGAACCCCCGCCTCGTCTACATCGCCTGCTCGAGCTACGGCCAGTTCGGGCCTGAAGCCGAGGGCCAGCCCGCCGAGTACGATCTGATCGACCAGGCGCGGTCGGGCTTGCTCTACGTCACGGGAGACCCGGAAGAGACCCCCATGCGCGTCGGGAGCTGGATCAGCGCCTACGCCCAGGCGGCCTGGGCTTGCGTCGCCACCCTCGCGGCCCTCCACTGGCGGTGCGCCTCCGGGCGAGGCCAGCTGATCGACGTCTCCGGCGCCGAGGCGCTCATGCGGTATCTCGAATACACGGTGCTCCTCTACCACGCGACCGGACAGGTACGGGAGCGCACCGGCCTCTACGAGCTAGCGGTGTTTCCGTACACCTTCGTTCGCGTGAAGGACGGCTACGCCTTCATCGCGGGTTACACCGATCCCAACTTCCAGGCCATCTGCCGCATCATGGGTCGTCCCGAACTGGCGCGTGATCCGCGCTTCTCCACCACGCTCCAAAGGACGAAGTTGGAGAACGAGGTAGCGCTCCGTCAGGAGATCGAGCGCTGGTCGACCAACTTCACAGCGGAGGAGATTCTCCAGAAGGTCCTGGCCGACCCGGGGCCCGGGATCGTGGTCTCCGGGCCCATGAATTCGCCCTTGGCGACTCTCCGAGAAGCCCACTGGTGGGAGCGCGGGTGCTTCGCAAGAGTTCAGGACCCGATCTACGGCGAGCTTCTCATCCAGATGCCGGCCTGGCGGATGACGCGGACCCCGCCCCGGGTCAAGTGGTCATGCCGGCCGGTCGGGTACCACAACGGTCACGTCTACCAGAAGTACTTCGGCCTCGGCCCGGGGCGGCTGGCCGAGCTCAGAGATCAGGGGGTGCTCTAATGCCCGAGCGCGGGACGACAGCCGGCGGAGCTTCCGGGGCGCAGTCCGAAGCGGTGAACCGGTGGCAAGAGGAGCTGACGCGGAGCTTCCTCCGGATGAAGAACTTTGCCGAGATGGTGTTGACTCCCACGGAGTCGGCGGTCGGCCTGACGCCTCGCGAGGAGATCTACCGGAAGGGCAAGGCGCGACTCTACCGCTACGAGTCCTCCCGAAGGCACCGCACACCGCTCCTGTTTGTTCCCAACCTGGGGATTAGCCGTCCGTACATCTTCGACCTGCTGTCCGGTGGGAGCTTCGTCGAGCACATGACCCGCGCGGCGTTCGACTTCTACCTGCTGGACTGGGGGGTGTTCGGCCCCGAAGACAACTACCTGACTGTGGACGACTGCGTCACGCGCATCCTGCCGCGGATGGCCCGGAGGGTGCTGGAATCCTCAAGCGCGCAGGAACTCTCCGTGCTTGGCTACTGCATGGGCGCTCCGCTTTCGGCCTCGTTTCTGGCGCTCCATCCCGAGGTGCCGGTCAAGAACTTCATCAACATGGCAGGCCCCATCGACTTCTCGAAGTCGGGCCTCTTCGGCCGCTGGCTCGACCGGAAGTACTTCGACGTGGACGGCTTCGTGGACACCCTCGGGCAGATCCCGCCGGAGATGATCAAGACCGGCTTCAAGCTCCTGAAGCCCACCATGGACCTCTCCGCCGGGCTCAACCTCTGGTGGAACCTCTGGAACGACGACTACGTAAAGGGGTTTCGGGCCCTCAACAAGTGGGCGAACGAGTACGTGGGGTTCCCGGGCGAGTTCTTCCGCCAGTGGGTCAAGGAGTTCTATCAGGAGAACCGCCTGGTCCGGGGGGAGCTGAGGCTTGGTGGCCGGGCGGTCAGGCTCGAGACGATCCGCGCTCCACTGCTCGTCGTGGGAGCGAAGGAGGACTATATCGCGCCGCCGGGCTGCGTGCGCGCGTTGATCGACGCGGTGGGGAGCCGGGACAAGGAGTACGTGGAGCTACCCGGGGGTCACATCTCGCTGATCGCGGGTCGCGGCGCGTCGACCTACTGCTGGCCGAAAGTGTCCGGCTGGCTCGCGCCTCGCTCCTGACCGGGCTATGGCGTCGGCGCGTCCCAATTGGGCCTCGCCTCACGACGGGCCTGCCTGCGGCATGGCCGACGTCGCTCGGCTCGAACAGCCCCGTGAGCGCGTCCCACCCCGAACGCGGTACCATATGAGGTGAGGCCATGGCGGAAGATTCGAGCACCCAAGCCCTGTTCGACCTCTGGAAGAAGCAGATCGAGGAAGGGACGCAGGCGTGGGCGCGGCTGCTGGGACAGGGGCAGGCCGTCGATCCCACGCTCTTCTGGCGCCCGTTCATGGACCAGGGGATCGCGGCGTGGTCCAGGCTCCTCACGCAAGGGCCGGCGACCCCGGACCTCCTGACCCAGTGGAAGCAGTTTCTCGACCAGTGGATCGCCGCCTGGGGCAAGGTTCTGGAACAGGCGATGGGGACCGAGGCGTTTGCCCAGGCCCTGGGCAAGCACTTGGAGCAGTGGCTCGCGCTCCAGGCGCCGGCGAGAAAGGCAGCGGAGCACGCGACCGAGGCGACCCTCTCGGCGCTCGGGATTCCCTCCCGCACGCAGGTGGTCGGGATCGCGCGCCAGCTCGTGGACCTCGAGGACCGCGTCGAGCGGCTGGAGGACCGGCTGGGGGCACTGCTGTCGCGAACGGACGACCTCTTCAAGGCTCTCGCTGATCATGAGGAGGCCGCGGCGCGCCGCGCCGCGGGTAAGGAGGCCCGATGATCGGACGAACCATCGACGAGCTTGCGGTGGGCGATGCTGCCGAAGTCTCGCGCGTCGTGACGGCGAGCGACATCGCGGGGTTCGTGGATTCGGTGGGCGACCGGAATCCCATCCACTCGAACCCCGCCTTCGCCGCGACCACGCGCTTCGGCGAGCCGATCGCGCCCGGCATCTGGACGGCGGGGTTGATCTCGGGTGTCCTGGGAACGCGGCTTCCGGGGCCTGGGACCCTCTACGAGACGCAGGAGCTGAGATTCCTCAGGCCGGTCAGGGTCGGGGATACGATCACCGCGCGGGTGGAAGTGGTGGACATCCTGCGCGAACGGAACCGGGTCCGCGTGAAGACCACCTGCGTGAACCAGCTGGGCGAGGAGGTGCTCGCCGGCGAAGCGGGGGTGCTCCCGCCGCGGACTACGATCTCCTATGTCGCGGACGAGCTTCGCGTGGCGGGCCTCGGCTTCTGGGTCCTCCAGCCCTGGGCCTGGGCCGTGCGAGCACTCCTGCTCTGGGCGACGTGGGCCGCCTTGCCCTTCGGAGCGGGCTCCCCGTCGCCTCCGCGTTGACGCGCGCGGACGCGGCGGCCGTTCATCGCTCATCGGACCGTCGGAATGCCGCGCGCCCTCGGGCGGCGAGCGGGAAATTTCGTCTTGACAGCATGGGACCGGCATGCTTACATGACGGCGAACCGCTCGACCCTCAACGATTTTCCCACTACACGTGGGTCGACCTGGCCGAAGGTGTCCTAGGCTCCTGAGACCGGCCTCGATGACCTGGCTCCCGGGCGCGGCGCGACCGGCCCGCGGGGGCAGGTCGTTTTCGGGACCGGTGGAGGCCCTGCACCTCGCGTGACGCGCCTCCTGGTCGTTCTTGCCGCACTCCTCCTCGCCTGGGCGTCGCCGCACACGCCTGCGGGCGCGGGGCACGAGTCGCCCTTCTACCCCTCCTTCTATCCCCAGGAGATCACCATCCAGGTGCTCGATCCGGCTTCCGCCGCGGCGCTCCTCCGGAAGAGGTCGCTCCATGCCTACGTCGGTCCGAACCCGTTCGGTCAGGGATTGGTGCCGGCCCACGTGACCATGACCGAATTTCTCGGGTCCTACCTCGTCGTGACCGCGAATCCAGCGGCGGAGCCGTCGAAGACGCGTGAGGTACGCTGCGCGACGGC
This portion of the Candidatus Rokuibacteriota bacterium genome encodes:
- a CDS encoding CoA transferase; this translates as MKVHDSYFQWAARLFDPAWIHEKPEALRGIRVLDLSVIIFGPATADFLGELGAEVIKVEMPGQGDVTRILGGATFFWKNISVAFFGMNHSKYHVGIDMHKPEGQELIRKLAARSDILVENFKAGTLEEKFGIGYRQLREVNPRLIYVANTGFGQWGPFARGRASYDGLAQAVSGLTAITGEEGELPTKIGNYIGDWFGACMAALGALAALRWRDRTGEGQFVEMAQCEGLLRAMDWTWLYAGLTGKDRLKTGNRDPLFSPSGVYRCTDGYVAVVAGTDAEFRGLCGLLGQPELARDPRFESPASRREKTAVEALDRLIAAWCEGRTRVQIEAEARQHGVPAAPVMTARDHYESAHFRARRSVWEHEDPVYGTMVEYGPAPKLSATPARIKWAGKPVGFHNEFVLKKLLGLTDGEVRELEAKKVIGKWADRLGAKPPDAWKGEGLLQ
- a CDS encoding CoA transferase, which produces MNRAPTHAQGAGVPASEESWYDWIRAEEDPARVSEKPEALDDLLVLDLSHGHYGALLTGTYLAELGAEVVKVEPPGGEPARRWGPSDTPVDGEGLAFVTEARNRYFVTLNLETEGGRALLGGLAGRADVLIEGFAPGYLDSLGVGYRQLSELNPRLVYIACSSYGQFGPEAEGQPAEYDLIDQARSGLLYVTGDPEETPMRVGSWISAYAQAAWACVATLAALHWRCASGRGQLIDVSGAEALMRYLEYTVLLYHATGQVRERTGLYELAVFPYTFVRVKDGYAFIAGYTDPNFQAICRIMGRPELARDPRFSTTLQRTKLENEVALRQEIERWSTNFTAEEILQKVLADPGPGIVVSGPMNSPLATLREAHWWERGCFARVQDPIYGELLIQMPAWRMTRTPPRVKWSCRPVGYHNGHVYQKYFGLGPGRLAELRDQGVL
- a CDS encoding alpha/beta fold hydrolase, producing MPERGTTAGGASGAQSEAVNRWQEELTRSFLRMKNFAEMVLTPTESAVGLTPREEIYRKGKARLYRYESSRRHRTPLLFVPNLGISRPYIFDLLSGGSFVEHMTRAAFDFYLLDWGVFGPEDNYLTVDDCVTRILPRMARRVLESSSAQELSVLGYCMGAPLSASFLALHPEVPVKNFINMAGPIDFSKSGLFGRWLDRKYFDVDGFVDTLGQIPPEMIKTGFKLLKPTMDLSAGLNLWWNLWNDDYVKGFRALNKWANEYVGFPGEFFRQWVKEFYQENRLVRGELRLGGRAVRLETIRAPLLVVGAKEDYIAPPGCVRALIDAVGSRDKEYVELPGGHISLIAGRGASTYCWPKVSGWLAPRS
- a CDS encoding MaoC family dehydratase codes for the protein MIGRTIDELAVGDAAEVSRVVTASDIAGFVDSVGDRNPIHSNPAFAATTRFGEPIAPGIWTAGLISGVLGTRLPGPGTLYETQELRFLRPVRVGDTITARVEVVDILRERNRVRVKTTCVNQLGEEVLAGEAGVLPPRTTISYVADELRVAGLGFWVLQPWAWAVRALLLWATWAALPFGAGSPSPPR